The genomic segment aatgggagaaggaaggaaagaaagaatgaaaagaaggagaggaagggaaAAGGAAGCTAAGGAAACAaagaatggaggaaataaagaaaaaaaaggaaagtaggaaaaagaaagaaaaaataatgaggaacataaagaatgaagaaaataaatgaacccAGAGAAAGGAagattgaaaatacaaatagaTGGGACAGAAGGCATGCAGGAAGGCCAAGGATAGTAGAAACTAGAAAGGGCAAagaattaaaggtcaagtccaccccagaaaaatgttgatttgaataaaaagagaaaaatcaaattagcataatgctgaaaatttcatcaaaatcggatgtaaaataagaaagttatgacatttttaatgcacaactcagtgacatgcaaagaAATATGAGACGGTCCAttatgtccctcactatttcttttgttttttatgaattatacaatattccaatttttacagatttgacaataaaaaccaacttgaatgaaccaatatacatgatatactaTATAGTACTAAACATAGCTAAttgaattccacatgttcagggaggaattaatcattgtttcacttgacaatgaagaaaaattagaatatttcatttcataaaatgcaagatatatagtgagtggatgatgtcaccagtctcctcatttgcatatcgaccagaGTGtgtatataattgttttgtgaaatcaaacaaaacttttaaatgtcataactttcttattttaaatccgattttgatgaaatttccagttttatatttttgggattttcctctttttattcaaatcaacttttggttggggtggacttgtccttaaagaaagaaggggaaaaggaattaaagaaggaaaaaaagaaagaaagtaagaatgaaagaggaagaaagctcaaatttaaaacaaaacaaaaaaatttaaagattttttttttttcatctactAAAATTATGagttagaaagtcaaaaggggcctaagctttcgatcctagcaaaatgacaaacataaagtgaaacaaccataatatagaccacagacaagctacagcaacactagaaacaaggagacaaaaggggcaatagtgagtagagaagaccaatcaggtcagtgaaggggatgaaagaaaaggagtaggcagacacaaagggaagttagtgtaagtaaggccagtaaaagacctcaagccaagagggattaagataatgaggcaggcaacatcaaacaggatctggaacaaaacagtgatagagggtatgaggaagagatgaataacaagagaattagtgagaggtgggtcaaacaggttacaaagaaacgcataataaactggtgcataagagtggggggaaaaaagggaaaagaatggggaacaactgataatgtgcaaaagacatatgataaagcattaaacaaactaagagaagaaggtaagtgtaaatatgtatctataagtgatatgtatataaatatatccaaaaaagaaatgtatatgaaaaaatgtaaatacacatatggtgtaactgatattgtaatccgctaggtgtgacgggtaacaaaagtaaacataagactatagtagaaaaaaaacctgtatataatgtgaaaaagaggaagcaaattgcctaaaaaggtaaaagcaaacatagaagagagggggtgtattatgaagaaaccatagtatgtatgtaaataagcaaaataaatatgtggtaaatctaaaagaggtgagtggagaaaaaatatatataataattattatatcgcctgaataaggaaagaaaaattggagctgagcttgtatgagatatgggaggaaagtagaggaagaaactataatTTAACTACggtattcaaaagagctgaggggaaaaattacatgtatatataaattgaatgtggataggaaagaataatcagtcgtttagtgatatttttttgtctttttaatatatatttcaagaaaactggaatgttttagaaatgagtaaaattttaaagtgaaacattgtcaaacaaaaaaaatagaatcatCGTGGCACATGCAACTTTCTTCCCCCTACAAGTCTGCACTGATCACAACAAGAGTACAAGACTCAAAACAAAGGCTGAAACAACTAGATGTAGTTttgaaaactcaataacttgctcCTCCAATACATGTACCAATCACATCACCAATGAGTAATCTGATAATCTATATAAATTGTggaaatatcatgattttgtgataattttggtggaaaaaatatatttcatgtgagATTGTTCACTCTGTTTCTGAGTTTGATCGGGGATGTGCAGGTGCAGCAGCATTGAGAACCAATCTATAGGCTCCTGCTTGCCATCAGTGCCACGCAGGCGGGAGGCCACTTGGccaccatgtacatgtatgtgtactgactttgtgcatttgtatgtacatgtagatcaaagAAAATGGTgcaaactggcttgcaatttgaattgaggaagttgttaactttttttttgggggggggggttctctctctcttctgtatttttgcttgtaaaatttcatttcacagtGAGAGTTTTGCTTGCCCGTTTTGGCCAAGTAGTTGTTTTTACTTCACAACAGTTGCTGGACTGTAACAAATAAGTGATAAAGGGTATTAAAATTAACAAGTTTACAtgaaaagacatgaaagaaaggaagaaggtgagaaataataaaagaaaagatgtgacaaataaaaaaaacacacaacgAGAAATTGCAAGGGGGTGGATATACATGAAGGCTGACTCTGCAACATATCCAGTGAGacaaaaggcatgaaaaatagattttttaaaaggacATTATTCGGTTTAATACagactctaaaaaatgaaataaaatagtatCTATAGATATATAGTGTAACTTAATCTAcaacaaatcaaaattaagaAGATATATCCCTTAATTTCATGCTAGAGAGTATTTATGGAATTTTATACATCTACATGCAATGAGAATTAATAAATCCAAAAATCCAcaccaaatattaaaaaataagagCAATTCCATGTTTCTGTTTCTCGCTGATTCCAGGAACTTTGCAGCATCTACAGAAGTTGGAGCAGCAAGCCCAGGACCTGAGACATGGATCCAGAAGCAGGGCAAAGCAGGAGAGGATGTTGAGAGCCCTTCAGAAAGCTGTGCACCAGCTCCAGGAGAGGAGGGACTTCCTCAAGGTCCAGATTGCAAACTCACCAATTAAGGTACCAATATACCCAGTCCTAAGCCGCAGAGAAGGATTTTCTCAAGAGACTGGATTTTTAATTCCAATTATAATTGCATACTATGGCCAAGTCAAAACGCTGTTCAAATGACAGTTCAAAGCATAATTGTTTTCCTATTATGACACCTGTTTGaccatatagaaaaaaaaatcctaaaatttgatttgattaaatttcACACTTTTACATTCAAGAAATGCTCAtcttttttccatattttttttgaaaaaaagaaaatgaagaatattcctGTTTATTAATAATCTTCTGTTTATTATAGCGTTTAACATCTTTCAAAATCAAGGTAATGACTCCGGCCTATTGCATACAGTCAAACCCGTTTTAGCGGTCACCTGTCTATTTTGAAAACCTGTCtcccatttgaaaaaaaaaagatcatatTTTATAAAAGTTTTAGAACCTGTCTATaagcagggttcccagcccatcaggaaaaattattttactttttttccagtcagggaaaaatgcctcaaatgagagaaaaatcaggaaattttgatcagcccaaaagtcgaaagcacggtagtcattTTTttagactctgttatattttgttgcttaTCGAAACAACattcattgaatgactggttatggtggtagttagttttacattattgtttttatactgaaaaagtgaaaatacatgtaattcactgcaaaaacttagaaaacatgcgaaactgagaatgggtttaaataattatcagggaatttctaaatttcatcaggaaaaaatcagggaattttgttttcttgaaaagctgggaaccctgataaAGGACATCTGTCTCCAGTTGTCttcttcccccctccccccttgggGGTGGCCTTAATAGATTAGTTTGACTGAGCATAGAGGCAAGGTTATTGCAGAAGGCATTTAAGATTTGGAAGATGAGCCACTACTCGTGTTTACATTGGATGCCTTGATAGCAAGCAATCAGCTAAAAAAAAAGCCCAGTGAGGTCACTAAGTTGTTAAAGAATGCATGATATATTTGATAGCAGaagttatttgaaatattaaaaccCTTTGCCTCTCAGTTTATGCACTGGTACATGTAAATCAAAGGACTTCAAATGCAATGAAAATTTTGttagtttcaatttttttcttaatacagGTATTcattgtctaaaaaaaaatcatggttgGTTTTCAGTACCGgtataatgtaaatatttttggatAAGTTACATGTTAAATTTTTTAAGCTATGCTAATGGGACAGTTGAAGGAGTGTTGATGAACTTgatgtatagattttttttttataactaacACTCCTGTGATGATTTGTTTGTCATCagacattttgttttaatcattcGACATTCCTTTGAAAATCGTTACAAATTCTGTGCATATTGACTGGATTAAATAGAATacaatgctttatttcattgaaCGATTACTCATGAAAATCTAGATCAAACTTTTAGCAGTGATGGCGGGTATGGATCGTAATTTCATTGCAAGAGGTTGATTTTGCCTCTGTCCTCTCTTTGTACAGGTGCTGGGCCCTGTTTTGCAGAGCACAGATTCCGGTGATGAAGCCGTGATGAAGGCTGTCAAGGAAACATTGAAGACAACAGACAAAAAGACTCTCAAGGATGCTGTAACTGAAGCCACAAAACTTAAACAGAGAGAGTTGTCTGTATCATATAGACTAACAGGTAAAAGagaatttaaaatgttttgtctTCTTTAACATACTTTTGTAGTAGTGGGGGTGGtattattttaatgaatgaattttACAACAAAATAACCACAAATGATTTTCACTACCTGATATAAGTATATGTATGTAAATACATGCTAAGTGAATGGAAATGCATTGAAATTACCGGtacataaaaaagaaagttcTCTGTAATCCCTGTTTAGAAGCAAAATTGTGAAATACAGGTAGCAGTTCGTGGACTTCTGTTGGGTTGCCATTTTGAGGTAGAGAAGGATGAGTAAAACGTCATCATCCGAAAGACATGACCCAGGGCTATAACCTCTACATCAGTTTGTAACTTCCCCTTtttagcttggattacaggtgcATGCCACAATGCCTTGTGAAGTTGAATTTGTGCTAGCTAGGCTTGTCCCCAAACCCACAAGTATGATACATTTCAGTCAGGGTCTGTACCTGCAGACTAGCTACAACACACATTCACAATCCCAATTTTTTTCttgcattctaaaaattcaGGCCATGATGTTTTCCACAGAACAGGAGTTTACATCTGCATTGTGattaatatgtatttgtttCCATCCAGGCTGCACTGTCCACAAAACAGATGGAAATAGGGTGCGGGTACGATGGGACACCTTCGACCATGGACAGTACTTTCAACCATACTACGCAGTCATATCCATCAACGCTTCAAAGAATCTCCACCTTGTCAAGCATAACCTACCCTACTTTCTACCCATCAAAGACTTTGAGAAAGACTATCTCAACACAAATATGCAGGCCTTCATACAGGTGGTCAGCGACAGCCTAAATGCACTTGTTTCAAGAAGACATCAAGTAGAAGAAGCAAAAGTGAGTGCTTGTACAGGTTTAAAGGACAATAGCCAAGTATGAAATAGGGGTCCCATCGGAGAACACTTTTTTAACCAACTCTTTTGTGTTGCCTGAAGTGTCTAGATGATGACCTCTTATGTTTCGGGTCCATGGGGTTCAAAATTGGCAATTTTTTGGCTGCcatcttgaaattttcattaagaACAATAATTTTCATACTCAGTGAGTAGGTTGAACAAACACTTATGAAATCTTTATTTTCACAAGTTTCCATGGAATTGGAAAGCATGAGTACATTTTTGCTGGTATTTCCTTGCAATATGAGGGGGTGGGGGGAACATGTTCAAATGGATGAGCCTTAGTTTTTGCTTTAGATATGGCCCCTCTCACAAGCCCAGCTCTAGGTCCTAAAAAACATTcatgttatcattaataatagtaatagttacatttatatagcactttatACATTGGTTTCTAAATGCTTTactttgtaattattattaccctgtcaTGGGATCCATCCACTGTTCCACACATCAtgtgcaccatctccactccctggtgAGTATCCTGGCCAGGCAACCGTTTATCGGTGCACACATGCCAATCTAATCGcattgactttcacatcctaccgggtactcGTTTAACACCAGGGTGGAGGGTGACAAACATGGATATTAAAGTGCCTTGCCAAAGGTTGGATTCGAACCCTCGACCCTTGATTTAAGAGTTAAGTGACTGAAATTTCCGTTTTAACAGTGATCCATGTGCATGAAATCCATTTGCTTCTGAATAActccattcattcatccattcatcttGCATTATTTTTC from the Lytechinus pictus isolate F3 Inbred chromosome 1, Lp3.0, whole genome shotgun sequence genome contains:
- the LOC129260809 gene encoding centromere protein O-like, giving the protein MEVLTDRLSRGTLQHLQKLEQQAQDLRHGSRSRAKQERMLRALQKAVHQLQERRDFLKVQIANSPIKVLGPVLQSTDSGDEAVMKAVKETLKTTDKKTLKDAVTEATKLKQRELSVSYRLTGCTVHKTDGNRVRVRWDTFDHGQYFQPYYAVISINASKNLHLVKHNLPYFLPIKDFEKDYLNTNMQAFIQVVSDSLNALVSRRHQVEEAKEKCKKLIPGEMTSSNAFNNIGMTLSNSRQAFCDVQLIYDDLKGNRPTSVTVHSNGELSKAKIRSIKELFTEHRIAEAILQALFS